The following DNA comes from Syntrophobacterales bacterium.
CGGTCGGGCCGGGCAGCTTTTGACCAAGATCATCATTGCGATGGGACTGGAGCGCCGGGATGTTTACATCTGCAATATCCTGAAATGCCGCCCCCCGGGGAACCGCAATCCGCTTCCGGAAGAGATCGTTTCCTGCGAGCCGTTTCTTATCAGCCAGTTGGAAGCGATCAAGCCGCGGGCGATCTGTGCCTTGGGCAGTTTTGCGGCGCGTACGCTGTTGAAATCGGAGACCCCGATTACGCTGTTGCGAGGTCATTTTCATGACTACCAGGGGATACCGCTGATGCCCACCTATCACCCGGCCTATCTGCTCAGAAATCCGGGGGCCAAGAAACAGGTTTGGGAAGATGTCCAGAAGATCATGGAGTTATTGCGACCGAGGGATGCGACGGTATGAAGAATAAGGGTGGTTTCACTTGGGGAAGCAGGCGGGAGTGCAGTGCGACAAAGGCCGTGGGGCCCAAAGCACGCGTGGGAATTTTTGCCGGCGGCGAGTGCGCAGCGCGGAAGATGAGGCTGGCCTGGCTGGCAGCGCTGCTTTTGTTTTTCTGTGTTGCCGCCCCCTCGTCGGGAGAAGCGCAAAAGGCGCCGGTCTTTGAGCTGATTTCCATTGAGGCGGCGATTACCCCCTCGATTGCCGAGTATATAGAAAAAAACATTGCGGAAGCGGCCAAGGGCGACGCCGCGGGGATAATCATCCGGATTGACACTCCGGGTGGCCTGGACACGGCGATGCGGGATATTGCCAAGGCGATTCTTAACGCCCCGCTGCCGGTTATTGTGTATGTCGCCCCTTCCGGCGCCCGGGCAGCCTCCGCCGGGCTGATCATTGTTTCCGCGGCCCATGTCGCGGCTATGGCGCCGGGCACCAACATCGGCGCAGCCCACCCGGTCGGCATCGGCATCGGTGGGACAGCGGACAAGACGATGAGCATGAAGGTGGAAAATGATGCCGTCGCTTACGTTCAGGGGATCGCCAAAAAAAGGGGCCGCAATGAGGCGTGGGTGGAAGAGGCGGTTCGCAAAAGCGCATCGATAACCGCTGAAGAGGCGCTGCGTCTGAATGTGATCGACCTCATGGCGACTGACAACGATTCCCTCTTGCGGCAAATCGAGGGCAGGCAGGTTGACGTAAACGGCGTCAAACGGGTTATCGCGACGGCGGGCGCCGTTGTCCATGAAAAGACAATGGAAACCAGAGACAGGATTCTCTCCGCGCTCAGCAATCCCAATATCGCCTACATCCTGTTTTTGGTGGGACTGGCCGGTCTTTACTTCGAGTTTTCCACCCCCGGAGCCATTCTGCCCGGCGTGATCGGCGGCATATCGCTGATCCTGGCGTTATTTGCGATGCAGACCCTGTCGATAAATTATGCGGGGGTCGCGCTGATAATCTTTGCCATCATTCTGTTTATCGCGGAAATCAAGATTATAAGTCACGGGATACTTTCTATAGGAGGGGTTGTGTCGCTGTTAATCGGCTCGCTGATGCTCTTCAATACAGCCGGTTCTTCGCTCCGGGTTTCCTGGAGCGTGCTGATTCCTGCCGTTGCCATAACGTCGCTCTTTTTCGTTGTCATCGTCGGGATCGCGATGAAGGCGCAATTGCGGCCCCGGCAGGGGGGCAGAGAGGGGATGACCGGACAGGAAGGGGTGGCGATAGGCGATGTCCTTACCGAGGGAAAAGTTATTGTCGGCGGTGAATACTGGGATGCAGTCAGCAATGTTCCTATTGCCGGCGGCAGCCCGATACGAGTCGTTGGTGTGGAGAATCTGAAGCTCAAGGTCGAACCAACAGAAAAATAAAGGGGAGGGTTTTATGTACACATTGGTCGTATTGATAGTTCTGGTTGTGATGTTTCTCGCGTCGGCGATCCGGGTGCTCAACGAATATGAAAGGGGCGTTATCTTCCGGCTCGGGCGGATCATCGCCACGAAGGGGCCGGGGTTGATCATCCTCATTCCCGTTATCGACAAGATGGTCAGGATTGATCTGCGGACGATCACGATGGAAGTTCAGCCGCAGGACGTCATCACTCATGACAACGTCTCCATCAAGGTGAACGCCGTTATCTATTTCCGGGTAATCGATCCCAACTCCGCGGTGATCAATATCGAAAATTATTTTGCGGCCACGTCCCAGCTTTCCCAGACGACGCTCAGAAGCGTCTGTGGCCAGATGGAACTCGATGAAATCCTCTCCGAACGGGAGAAGGTGAACCTCCAGATCCAGGAGATACTCGATCGCAGCACCGGTCCCTGGGGGATCAAGGTGTCTCATGTGGAGGTAAAGCAGATCGACCTTCCTGAGGAGATGAAACGGGCGATCGCCAAACAGGCCGAAGCGGAACGGGAGCGGCGGGCGAAGGTGATTAACGCGGAAGGCGAATTCCAGGCCGCGCAGAAACTGGTCGAGGCGGCGGCGCTGATGGAAACACAGCCGATGTCGCTGCAGCTTCGTTATCTGCAGACCTTGAACCAGATTGCCGCGGAGAACAATTCAACGACGGTCTTCCCGATCCCGATCGATCTGTTCAGGCCTTTTTTGAAGTTGGCCGAGAAGGCTTGATCTTATATTATTTTCCCCCTTTCCCCCCACCAACAGGGGGGAAGGGGACTATCGCCTGAATAACCTGCGTCCTCAGCGCCGCAGGGTCGCCTCAGGCCGGCGCCTCTTCCCGGCTGTCCCCGGCTTTGCCCTTTACGTACGTTTTATACTCCCTCAGAAGAACATGTCGGTACTCTTTACGGCCGTGGTCCGAAGAAGGGATATAGCTTTTTGCGTCTTCCATCCTGGCGATAATCTCCGCGGCAGTCTTCTCGTTTTATTA
Coding sequences within:
- a CDS encoding nodulation protein NfeD; protein product: MKNKGGFTWGSRRECSATKAVGPKARVGIFAGGECAARKMRLAWLAALLLFFCVAAPSSGEAQKAPVFELISIEAAITPSIAEYIEKNIAEAAKGDAAGIIIRIDTPGGLDTAMRDIAKAILNAPLPVIVYVAPSGARAASAGLIIVSAAHVAAMAPGTNIGAAHPVGIGIGGTADKTMSMKVENDAVAYVQGIAKKRGRNEAWVEEAVRKSASITAEEALRLNVIDLMATDNDSLLRQIEGRQVDVNGVKRVIATAGAVVHEKTMETRDRILSALSNPNIAYILFLVGLAGLYFEFSTPGAILPGVIGGISLILALFAMQTLSINYAGVALIIFAIILFIAEIKIISHGILSIGGVVSLLIGSLMLFNTAGSSLRVSWSVLIPAVAITSLFFVVIVGIAMKAQLRPRQGGREGMTGQEGVAIGDVLTEGKVIVGGEYWDAVSNVPIAGGSPIRVVGVENLKLKVEPTEK
- a CDS encoding uracil-DNA glycosylase; this encodes MGDDREEREELRLLVSSLKERVLTDRELGRPLSYVVPGKSALASEGRSLPVSEAPLGQRRTDEIAGGQKTALEAAREQLGDCRRCRLAESRSNIVFGEGNPHAALVFVGEAPGGDEDLQGKPFVGRAGQLLTKIIIAMGLERRDVYICNILKCRPPGNRNPLPEEIVSCEPFLISQLEAIKPRAICALGSFAARTLLKSETPITLLRGHFHDYQGIPLMPTYHPAYLLRNPGAKKQVWEDVQKIMELLRPRDATV
- a CDS encoding slipin family protein; protein product: MYTLVVLIVLVVMFLASAIRVLNEYERGVIFRLGRIIATKGPGLIILIPVIDKMVRIDLRTITMEVQPQDVITHDNVSIKVNAVIYFRVIDPNSAVINIENYFAATSQLSQTTLRSVCGQMELDEILSEREKVNLQIQEILDRSTGPWGIKVSHVEVKQIDLPEEMKRAIAKQAEAERERRAKVINAEGEFQAAQKLVEAAALMETQPMSLQLRYLQTLNQIAAENNSTTVFPIPIDLFRPFLKLAEKA